One genomic region from Lysobacterales bacterium encodes:
- the tsaD gene encoding tRNA (adenosine(37)-N6)-threonylcarbamoyltransferase complex transferase subunit TsaD, with translation MNVLGIETSCDETGVAIYRHERGLLAHALYSQVRLHADYGGVVPELASRDHVRKLLPLIRTCLDEAGLRIADLDGVAYTAGPGLVGALLVGAATGRAIAWSLGLPAIGVHHMEGHLLAPLLEADAPQPPFVALLVSGGHSQLVEVERIGVYRLLGETLDDAAGEAFDKTAKLLGLPYPGGPELAKLAESGDPGRFTFSRPMTDRPGLEFSFSGLKTQVLLAWQQSDQSAQTRADIARGFEEAVVETLAIKCERALKATGAKTLVVAGGVGANRRLRARMNELSRRRKVKVSFPRPEFCTDNGAMIAFAGALRLAAGQREADALTVRPRWDMAGLPAA, from the coding sequence ATGAATGTGCTCGGCATCGAAACCTCTTGCGACGAGACCGGCGTGGCCATCTACCGCCACGAACGCGGCCTGCTCGCCCATGCCCTGTACAGCCAGGTGCGGCTGCATGCGGACTACGGTGGGGTGGTGCCCGAGCTGGCCAGCCGTGACCATGTGCGCAAGCTGCTGCCGCTGATCCGTACGTGTCTGGATGAGGCCGGGCTGCGGATTGCCGACCTCGACGGCGTGGCCTACACCGCAGGCCCCGGACTGGTCGGCGCTTTGCTGGTAGGCGCCGCCACCGGCCGCGCCATCGCCTGGTCGCTGGGCCTGCCGGCGATCGGCGTGCACCACATGGAGGGCCATCTGCTGGCCCCGCTGCTCGAAGCGGATGCGCCGCAGCCGCCGTTCGTGGCCTTGCTCGTGTCCGGCGGCCACAGTCAGCTGGTCGAAGTCGAGCGCATCGGCGTATATCGCCTGCTCGGTGAGACCCTGGACGACGCCGCCGGCGAGGCCTTCGACAAGACCGCCAAGCTGCTGGGCCTGCCGTATCCGGGTGGACCCGAGCTGGCGAAGCTGGCGGAATCCGGCGATCCGGGGCGGTTCACCTTTTCGCGGCCGATGACCGACCGGCCGGGCCTCGAATTCAGTTTCTCGGGCCTTAAGACCCAGGTGCTGCTGGCCTGGCAGCAGTCGGACCAGAGCGCACAGACCCGCGCGGACATTGCGCGCGGCTTCGAGGAGGCCGTGGTCGAGACGCTGGCGATCAAGTGCGAGCGCGCGCTCAAGGCCACCGGCGCGAAGACGCTGGTGGTCGCTGGAGGTGTGGGCGCCAATCGCCGCCTGCGCGCGCGGATGAATGAGCTGAGCCGGCGGCGCAAGGTCAAGGTCAGCTTTCCGCGTCCGGAGTTCTGCACCGACAACGGCGCGATGATCGCTTTTGCGGGGGCGCTGCGGCTGGCTGCGGGCCAGCGCGAGGCCGATGCGCTCACCGTGCGGCCACGCTGGGATATGGCAGGCTTGCCGGCCGCCTGA
- the rpsU gene encoding 30S ribosomal protein S21, which yields MPSVKVRENEPFEFALRRFKRTCEKAGVLAETRKREFYEKPTQERKRKAAAAVKRHLRRVSRDVTKRRRLY from the coding sequence ATGCCCAGCGTCAAAGTCCGCGAAAACGAGCCGTTCGAGTTTGCCCTGCGTCGCTTCAAGCGCACCTGCGAAAAGGCCGGCGTTCTGGCCGAGACCCGCAAGCGCGAGTTCTATGAGAAGCCGACCCAGGAGCGCAAGCGCAAGGCGGCCGCCGCGGTCAAGCGCCATCTGCGTCGCGTCAGCCGCGACGTCACCAAGCGCCGTCGCCTCTACTGA
- a CDS encoding GatB/YqeY domain-containing protein — MSLKLRLTDDMKAAMKGGDKERLAVIRLVNAAIKQREVDERIQLDDAQVLSVLEKMIKQRRDSVSQYESAGREDLAAQERFEIEVIQAYMPQALGETEIDALIEAAIAETGASSGRDMGKVVGALKPKVAGRADMGAVSARIKARLGG, encoded by the coding sequence ATGAGCCTGAAACTGCGTCTGACCGATGACATGAAGGCCGCCATGAAGGGCGGCGACAAGGAGCGCCTGGCGGTGATCCGTCTGGTCAATGCCGCGATCAAGCAGCGCGAGGTCGACGAGCGCATCCAGCTCGACGATGCCCAGGTGCTGTCAGTGCTGGAGAAAATGATCAAGCAGCGCCGCGACTCGGTCAGCCAGTACGAGTCCGCCGGACGCGAAGATCTCGCCGCGCAGGAGCGCTTCGAGATCGAGGTCATCCAGGCCTACATGCCGCAGGCGCTCGGCGAGACCGAGATCGACGCGCTGATCGAGGCGGCCATCGCTGAAACCGGCGCCAGCAGCGGCCGCGACATGGGCAAGGTGGTGGGCGCGCTGAAGCCGAAGGTGGCCGGCCGCGCCGACATGGGCGCGGTGTCGGCCCGCATCAAGGCGCGTCTGGGCGGCTGA
- a CDS encoding TCR/Tet family MFS transporter has protein sequence MSASAPDNGPDHGATASAPPARRRAALLFIFITVALDILALGLIIPILPKLILEFSQGDSARAATLYGLFAVAFAAMQFLASPVLGALSDRFGRRPVILLSNLGLGLDYILMALAPSLWWLLIGRLLAGITAASITTANAYIADVTPPEKRAAGFGILGAAFGLGFVIGPALGGVLGSIDLRLPFWVAAGLSLANFVYGWLILPESLPAEHRRPFAWRGANPLGALRFLRAHPGVPVLAGGLFLSQLAHMALPAAFVLYANYRYGWDERQVGLALALVGICSAIVQAGLVRRVIPRIGERRGLLFGLGMGALGFAIYGIASEGWILLLGVPVMALWGFAMPSAQGLLTRHVEAEAQGRLQGALTSLTGIAGIIGPLMFSQILAAAIGPLKASGVPGAPFLLAAVLLAGAALMVQARVRS, from the coding sequence TTGAGCGCATCCGCACCCGACAACGGCCCCGACCACGGGGCCACTGCCAGCGCGCCGCCAGCCAGGCGGCGCGCGGCGCTGCTGTTCATCTTCATCACCGTCGCGCTGGACATCCTCGCGCTGGGTCTGATCATCCCGATCCTGCCCAAGCTGATTCTGGAGTTCAGTCAGGGCGACTCGGCCCGCGCGGCCACCCTGTACGGCCTGTTCGCGGTCGCCTTCGCGGCCATGCAGTTTCTGGCCTCGCCGGTGCTAGGTGCCCTGTCCGACCGCTTCGGTCGGCGCCCAGTCATCCTGCTGTCGAACCTTGGGCTCGGGCTCGACTACATCCTGATGGCGCTGGCCCCCAGCCTGTGGTGGCTGTTGATCGGCCGCCTGCTCGCCGGCATCACCGCCGCCAGCATCACCACGGCGAACGCCTACATCGCCGACGTCACTCCGCCGGAGAAGCGCGCCGCCGGTTTCGGCATCCTCGGCGCCGCCTTCGGACTCGGCTTTGTGATCGGTCCGGCGCTGGGCGGCGTGCTTGGCAGCATCGACCTGCGCCTGCCCTTCTGGGTCGCGGCGGGCTTGAGCCTCGCCAACTTCGTCTACGGCTGGCTGATCCTTCCGGAATCGCTGCCCGCCGAACATCGTCGACCTTTCGCCTGGCGCGGGGCGAATCCTCTGGGCGCGCTCCGGTTCCTGCGTGCGCATCCGGGCGTGCCGGTGCTGGCCGGCGGCCTGTTCCTGAGCCAGCTGGCGCACATGGCCCTGCCGGCGGCCTTCGTGCTGTATGCCAACTACCGCTACGGCTGGGACGAACGCCAGGTCGGTCTCGCCCTGGCCCTCGTCGGCATCTGCTCGGCGATCGTGCAGGCCGGGCTGGTGCGCCGTGTCATCCCGCGCATCGGTGAGCGCCGCGGCCTGCTGTTCGGCCTCGGCATGGGCGCGCTGGGTTTCGCCATCTACGGCATCGCCTCCGAGGGCTGGATCCTGCTGCTCGGCGTGCCAGTGATGGCGCTCTGGGGCTTTGCCATGCCCTCGGCGCAGGGGCTGCTGACCCGCCACGTCGAGGCCGAAGCCCAGGGCCGACTGCAGGGCGCACTGACCAGCCTGACCGGCATCGCCGGCATCATCGGCCCGCTGATGTTCAGCCAGATCCTGGCTGCGGCAATCGGGCCGCTGAAGGCCTCGGGCGTACCCGGCGCGCCGTTCTTGCTGGCGGCGGTGCTGTTGGCAGGCGCGGCGCTGATGGTGCAGGCGCGCGTTCGAAGCTGA